One region of Camelina sativa cultivar DH55 chromosome 6, Cs, whole genome shotgun sequence genomic DNA includes:
- the LOC104793486 gene encoding probable tRNA N6-adenosine threonylcarbamoyltransferase, mitochondrial, translated as MVRLSFFTLSPAISRFNIYPSGIISVLLAVTNPSLFRLPKQQQHHQLKTKSPTLPLLTSPLSSPSPNFQRTRFYSTGARVFSNSNYFDDNLVVLGIETSCDDTAAAIVRGNGEILSQVISSQADLLAQYGGVAPKQAEEAHSRVIGKVVQDALDRANLTEKDLSAVAVTIGPGLSLCLRVGVRKARRVAGEFNLPMVGVHHMEAHALVARLVEQELSFPFMALLISGGHNLLVLAHKLGQYTQLGTTVDDAIGEAFDKTAKWLGLDMRRSGGPAVEELALEGDAKSVKFNVPMKNHKDCNFSYAGLKTQVRLAIEAKEIDCKCPLSSATNEDRRNRADIAASFQRVAVLHLEEKCERAIDWALELEPSIKHMVVSGGVASNKYVRLRLSHIVENKNLKLVCPPPSLCTDNGVMVAWTGLEHFRVGRYDPPPPTIEPDDYVYDLRPRWPLGEEYAKGRSEARSMRTARIHPSLTSIIRADDSLQQQTQNVARKIVS; from the exons ATGGTTCGCCTTTCTTTTTTTACGCTTTCTCCGGCGATCTCCCGATTCAATATTTATCCTTCTGGAATCATCTCTGTATTATTAGCAGTGACTAATCCTTCTCTCTTTAGAttaccaaaacaacaacaacaccatcAACTTAAAACCAAATCCCCAACTTTACCGTTATTAACCTCTCCACTATCATCACCTTCACCCAATTTTCAAAGGACGCGTTTTTATTCTACCGGAGCAAGAGTTTTCTCAAATTCGaattattttgatgataatttGGTTGTTCTGGGCATTGAAACGAGCTGCGACGACACTGCTGCTGCTATC GTGCGAGGTAATGGTGAAATTCTTAGTCAAGTCATTTCTTCTCAG GCAGACCTGCTTGCTCAATATGGAGGCGTCGCTCCTAAACAGGCTGAAGAAGCACACTCCCGGGTTATTGGTAAG GTTGTGCAAGACGCCCTTGATAGAGCCAATTTGACCGAGAAGGATCTCTCTGCTGTTGCTGTTACCATTGGACCTGGTTTGAGCCTCTGTTTACGTG TTGGTGTACGGAAGGCTCGAAGAGTTGCTGGTGAATTCAATCTCCCGATGGTTGGGGTGCATCACATGGAGGCTCATGCCCTTGTAGCTAG ACTAGTGGAACAGGAATTAAGCTTTCCTTTTATGGCATTGCTTATATCAG GAGGGCAcaatcttcttgttcttgctcATAAGCTGGGTCAGTACACACAACTTGGGACTACTGTAGATGATGCTATAGGTGAAGCATTTGACAAGACAGCAAAATGGCTCGGCCTTGATATGCGTAGAAGTGGCGGACCAGCTGTTGAAGAACTTGCTCTGGAGGGTGATGCCAAGTCTGTTAAGTTTAAT GTTCCAATGAAAAATCATAAAGATTGCAACTTTTCTTATGCTGGTTTGAAGACACAAGTGAGGCTAGCCATTGAAGCCAAAGAAAT CGATTGTAAATGCCCCCTCTCTTCTGCAACAAACGAAGACAGAAGAAACCGGGCTGACATTGCCGCTTCTTTCCAG CGAGTAGCTGTCTTGCATCTTGAGGAAAAGTGTGAGCGAGCAATAGACTGGGCATTAGAACTAGAGCCTTCTATAAAACATATG GTAGTCTCTGGTGGCGTTGCTTCAAACAAGTATGTACGACTTCGACTCAGTCACattgttgaaaacaaaaacctgaaaCTTGTTTGCCCTCCTCCTAGCCTTTGCACAGACAATG GAGTAATGGTGGCTTGGACTGGTCTTGAGCATTTTCGTGTAGGAAGATACGATCCACCTCCACCTACAATTGAACCAGATGATTACGTG TATGATCTTCGACCGAGGTGGCCTCTTGGAGAGGAGTACGCAAAAGGAAGAAGCGAAGCTCGTTCGATGAGAACTGCGAGGATTCACCCGTCACTTACTTCAATCATCCGAGCAGATGATTCTcttcaacaacaaacacaaaacgTAGCAAGAAAGATAGTCTCATAA
- the LOC104699455 gene encoding UDP-glucuronate 4-epimerase 4-like — MSRLDEMIPSSPGKFKMEKSSYLHRLRFQSYLTKFAFFSFFLLCLISLLFLRSPPSVNPSPSSSSDPSRRSLRTYTYGGPAWEKRIRSSARIRTSTTNGITVLVTGAAGFVGTHVSAALKRRGDGVIGLDNFNDYYDPSLKRARQALLERSSIFIVEGDINDVELLRKLFKIVSFTHVMHLAAQAGVRYAMENPSSYVHSNIAGFVNLLEICKSANPQPAIVWASSSSVYGLNT, encoded by the coding sequence atgtcgcgTCTAGACGAGATGATACCTTCAAGCCCAGGCAAATTCAAGATGGAGAAATCTTCATACTTGCATCGTCTCAGATTCCAATCTTATCTCacaaagtttgcatttttctccttcttcctcctctgtctCATCTCTCTACTCTTCCTCCGATCTCCTCCTTCCGTCAACCCTTccccttcctcctcctccgatccATCTCGCCGCTCACTCCGTACCTACACCTACGGAGGACCCGCTTGGGAAAAACGTATCCGATCCTCTGCTCGTATCCGAACCTCAACAACCAACGGAATCACAGTTCTAGTAACCGGAGCAGCCGGTTTCGTCGGCACGCACGTCTCCGCCGCATTGAAACGCCGAGGAGACGGCGTAATCGGTCTAGACAACTTCAACGACTACTACGATCCATCCCTGAAACGAGCGAGACAAGCTTTGCTAGAGAGAAGCAGTATCTTCATCGTCGAAGGAGATATAAACGACGTCGAATTGCTACGTAAGCTGTTCAAGATCGTCTCCTTCACTCACGTTATGCATCTAGCAGCTCAAGCTGGTGTACGGTACGCAATGGAAAACCCTAGCTCTTATGTTCACAGCAACATCGCCGGATTCGTTAATCTCCTCGAGATCTGCAAATCCGCGAATCCACAGCCTGCTATAGTCTGGGCTTCGTCTAGCTCCGTCTACGGACTCAACACG
- the LOC104793492 gene encoding tRNA 2'-phosphotransferase 1-like, whose protein sequence is MDASVPNSSRKPNLSSFAQSSRSGGRGSSGYDKENDRRRPHGRGGGGEDNIDALGRLLTRILRHMATELRLNMRGDGFVKVEDLLKLNLKTNANVQLKSHTIDEIREAVRRDNKQRFSLLEENGELLIRANQGHSITTVESEKLLKPILSPEEAPVCVHGTYRKNLESILASGLKRMNRMHVHFSCGLPTDVEVISGMRRNVNVLIFLDMKKALEDGITFYVSDNKVILTEGIDGVVPVDYFQKIESWPDRQSIPF, encoded by the exons ATGGATGCTTCAGTACCCAATTCTTCTAGAAAACCTAATTTATCTTCCTTCGCTCAATCTAGCCGAAG CGGCGGTAGAGGATCATCAGGCTATGATAAAGAGAACGATCGACGCAGACCTCATGGCCGCGGCGGTGGCGGTGAAGATAATATTGATGCGCTTGGAAGACTTTT GACACGAATCTTGCGACATATGGCTACTGAGCTTAGATTGAACATGAGAGGTGATGGTTTTGTTAAAGTTGAAGATTTACTTAAGCTTAATTTGAAAACGAATGCTAATGTTCAATTGAAGTCACACACGATTGATGAAATCAGAGAG GCTGTGAGAAGAGACAATAAACAACGTTTTAGCCTCTTGGAAGAGAATGGTGAGCTCTTGATCCGTGCAAACCAAGGCCACTCCATCACG ACGGTGGAGTCAGAAAAGTTACTTAAACCAATACTGTCACCAGAAGAAGCTCCAG TGTGTGTACATGGAACTTATAGGAAGAATTTGGAATCCATCTTGGCATCGGGCTTAAAGCGCATGAATAGAATGCATGTTCACTTCTCTTGTGGCTTACCAACAGATGTTGAAGTGATTAGTG GCATGAGAAGGAATGTTAATGTTTTGATCTTCCTCGACATGAAGAAAGCTCTTGAAG ATGGGATTACGTTCTACGTCTCAGACAACAAAGTGATTTTGACTGAAGGCATTGATGGTGTAGTGCCTGTGGATTACTTCCAGAAGATCGAGTCTTGGCCTGATCGGCAATCCATACCTTTCTGA
- the LOC104793490 gene encoding 3-phosphoshikimate 1-carboxyvinyltransferase, chloroplastic, producing the protein MAQASRICNGVQNPFIISNLSKSNQHKSPLSVSLKTQQQPRAYRISSLGLKKTGMMMLNGGSRIRPVKVMASVSTAEKASEIVLQPIREISGLIKLPGSKSLSNRILLLAALSEGTTVVDNLLNSDDINYMLDALKKLGLTVETDSENNRSVVEGCGGIFPASVDAKSDIELYLGNAGTAMRPLTAAVTAAGGNASYVLDGVPRMRERPIGDLVVGLKQLGADVECTLGTNCPPVRVNANGGLPGGKVKLSGSISSQYLTALLMAAPLALGDVEIEIVDKLISVPYVEMTLKLMERFGVSAEHSDSWDRFFVKGGQKYKSPGNAYVEGDASSASYFLAGAAITGETVTVKGCGTTSLQGDVKFAEVLEKMGCKVSWTENSVTVTGPPRDAFGMRHLSAIDVNMNKMPDVAMTLAVVALFADGPTTIRDVASWRVKETERMIAICTELRKLGATVEEGSDYCVITPPKKLKPAEIDTYDDHRMAMAFSLAACADVPVTIKDPGCTRKTFPDYFQVLERITKH; encoded by the exons ATGGCACAAGCTAGCAGAATCTGCAATGGTGTGCAAAACCCATTCATTATCTCCaatctttcaaaatccaatCAACACAAATCGCCCTTATCAGTCTCGTTGAAGACGCAACAGCAGCCTCGTGCTTATCGGATTTCGTCCTTGGGTTTGAAGAAGACTGGGATGATGATGCTAAACGGGGGTTCTAGGATCCGTCCTGTTAAGGTTATGGCTTCTGTTTCCACGGCTGAGAAGGCGTCGGAGATTGTGCTTCAGCCCATTAGAGAAATCTCGGGTCTGATTAAGCTACCTGGCTCCAAGTCTCTATCAAATCGGATTCTGCTTCTCGCCGCTCTCTCTGAG GGAACTACTGTAGTGGACAACTTGTTGAACAGTGATGACATCAATTACATGCTTGATGCGTTGAAGAAACTAGGGCTTACTGTGGAAACTGACAGTGAGAACAATCGTTCCGTAGTTGAAGGATGTGGTGGGATATTCCCAGCTTCCGTAGATGCAAAGAGTGATATCGAACTTTACCTCGGAAATGCAGGAACTGCTATGCGTCCACTTACCGCTGCAGTTACTGCTGCAGGTGGCAATGCAAG TTATGTGCTTGATGGGGTGCCTCGGATGAGAGAAAGACCTATAGGAGATTTGGTTGTTGGTCTTAAGCAGCTTGGTGCTGATGTTGAATGTACTCTTGGAACTAACTGCCCTCCTGTTCGTGTCAACGCTAATGGTGGCCTTCCTGGGGGAAAG GTGAAGCTTTCGGGATCAATTAGTAGTCAGTACTTGACCGCTCTGCTCATGGCAGCTCCCTTAGCTCTTGGAGACGTCGAGATTGAGATAGTCGATAAATTGATTTCTGTTCCATATGTTGAAATGACACTGAAGTTGATGGAACGTTTCGGGGTTAGTGCCGAGCATAGTGATAGCTGGGATCGTTTCTTTGTCAAGGGCGGGCAAAAATACAA GTCTCCGGGTAATGCTTACGTAGAAGGTGATGCTTCTAGTGCTAGTTATTTCTTGGCTGGTGCTGCCATTACTGGTGAGACTGTCACTGTTAAGGGTTGTGGAACGACCAGCTTGCAG GGAGATGTGAAATTCGCAGAGGTTCTTGAGAAAATGGGATGTAAAGTGTCCTGGACAGAGAACAGTGTGACTGTGACAGGACCACCTAGAGATGCTTTTGGAATGAGACACTTGAGCGCTATTGATGTCAACATGAACAAAATGCCTGATGTAGCCATGACTCTTGCCGTCGTTGCTCTCTTTGCCGATGGTCCAACAACCATTAGAGATG TGGCTAGCTGGAGAGTAAAGGAGACAGAAAGGATGATTGCCATTTGCACAGAGCTTAGAAAG CTGGGAGCTACAGTGGAAGAAGGTTCAGATTATTGTGTGATAACTCCACCAAAAAAGCTGAAACCAGCGGAGATTGATACATATGATGATCACAGAATGGCAATGGCATTCTCTCTTGCAGCTTGTGCTGATGTTCCGGTCACCATCAAAGATCCTGGTTGCACAAGAAAAACTTTCCCTGACTACTTCCAAGTCCTTGAAAGAATCACAAAGCACTAA
- the LOC104793491 gene encoding uncharacterized protein LOC104793491, with product MASRRDYRSMRSCSGWRRFLLLIPVLFVLPHLSSLVDFSSDSVRNDLQTVRSKKLNHLVLGPVAGQGLPDRLHCRGTKALNKTHTSTSHMSGAGNSVSFVTVFTIYNTTVDNLKSSNMVSVVGNVTYSKPQRSMAVLNAFANFIQVTMPKSNVVILTDPASDLSIQQSNVVVQPVRGDYSRGNLMLQRIRSYIAFLEMKLERNEGGINHYIFTDSDIAVVDDIGTIFDKHPSFHLALTFRNNKDQPLNSGFIAVRGTREGILRAKVFLEEVLKAYKTKYMKASRMLGDQLALVWVVKSHPSFDAKRFTKPQAFTQEIAGASVLFLPCALYNWTPPEGAGQFHGMPLDVKIVHFKGSRKRLMLEAWNFYKSTSNIPDMLCLVLGSGRTKYDF from the exons ATGGCTTCCCGGAGAGATTATCGGAGCATGAGATCGTGTAGCGGATGGCGTCGATTTCTCTTACTTATTCCTGTGCTCTTTGTTCTTCCTCATCTCTCGTCACTTGTTGATTTTTCTTCCGATTCGGTGAGGAACGATTTGCAAACCGTTCGTAGTAAGAAATTAAATCACCTCGTGCTCGGTCCTGTAGCTGGTCAAGGCTTGCCGGATCGATTACATTGCCGAG GCACCAAGGCTCTGAACAAGACTCACACTTCAACTTCTCATATGTCTGGTGCTGGAAATAGTGTTTCTTTTGTCACAGTGTTTACTATTTATAATACTACGGTAGATAATTTGAAATCCTCCAATATGGTTTCTGTTGTTGGGAATGTTACCTACAGCAAGCCACAGAGGTCAATGGCAGTTCTAAATGCCTTTGCCAACTTCATTCAG GTGACTATGCCCAAGAGCAATGTTGTCATATTGACTGATCCAGCTTCTGATCTCTCCATCCAACAAAGCAATGTGGTGGTACAGCCTGTTCGGGGTGATTATTCACGGGGTAACCTGATGCTTCAAAGAATCAGGTCTTACATT GCCTTTCTTGAGATGAAGCTCGAGAGGAATGAGGGTGGGATAAACCACTATATATTCACTGATTCTGATATAGCTGTGGTTGACGACATCGGGACTATATTTGACAAGCATCCAAGCTTCCATTTAGCACTCACATTCAGGAACAATAAAGATCAGCCGCTGAATTCAGGATTTATAGCAGTGAGAGGCACACGTGAAGGGATCCTAAG GGCGAAAGTTTTTCTAGAAGAAGTCCTAAAAGCATACAAAACCAAATACATGAAAGCTTCGCGCATGCTTGGTGATCAATTGGCTCTGGTATGGGTTGTAAAATCTCACCCTTCCTTTGACGCAAAGAGATTTACAAAGCCACAAGCATTCACACAAGAAATAGCTGGAGCTTCAGTGCTATTTTTACCATGCGCTCTATACAACTGGACACCTCCTGAAGGTGCTGGTCAGTTTCATGGCATGCCATTAGATGTCAAG ATCGTTCACTTCAAAGGATCAAGAAAACGCCTAATGCTCGAGGCGTGGAACTTCTACAAATCTACTTCAAACATTCCAGATATGTTATGTCTTGTTCTAGGTAGTGGAAGAACTAAATACGATTTCTAA
- the LOC104793485 gene encoding DNA repair protein RAD51 homolog 3 yields MEAWRLALSSSIRGKLISAGYTSLSSISSVSSSDLARDANITEDEAFEILKLANQSSGSNSCNGNRSLINGAKNAWDMLHEEESLPRITTSCSDLDNILGGGISCRDVTEIGGVPGIGKTQIGIQLSVNVQIPREFGGLGGKAIYIDTEGSFMVERALQIAEACVEDMEEYTGYMHKHFKANQVQMKPKDILENIFYFRVCSYTEQIALVNHLDKFISENKDVKVVIVDSITFHFRQDFDDLVQRTRVLSEMALKFMKLAKKFSLAVVLLNQVTTKYTEGSFQLALALGDSWSHSCTNRVILYWNGDERYAYIDKSPSLPSASASYTVTSRGLRNSSSSSKRVKMM; encoded by the exons ATGGAGGCATGGAGGTTAGCGTTGTCGTCTTCGATTAGAGGAAAGCTTATATCGGCCGGTTACACTAGTCTGTCTTCGATTTCTTCCGTCTCTTCTTCTGATCTCGCTCGAG ATGCAAATATCACAGAAGATGAAGCATTTGAGATTTTGAAGTTGGCTAATCAATCCTCTGGATCCAATTCTTGCAATGGAAACCGTTCTCTCATCAAT ggaGCAAAGAACGCTTGGGATATGCTTCACGAAGAGGAGTCTTTGCCGCGGATTACTACATCTTGTTCTGATCTTGATAACATCTTGGGTGGTGGGATAAGCTGTAGGGATGTTACAGAGATTG GTGGGGTACCAGGGATTGGCAAGACTCAGATTGG gatcCAGCTCTCTGTGAATGTTCAGATTCCTCGTGAGTTTGGTGGTCTTGGAGGGAAAGCTATATATATCg ATACAGAAGGTAGCTTCATGGTGGAACGTGCTTTACAGATAGCAGAAGCTTGTGTAGAGGATATGGAAGAATACACAGGATACATGCATAAACATTTTAAAGCAAATCAAGTTCAAATGAAACCTAAAGATATCTTAGAGAACATATTCTACTTCCGTGTCTGCAGTTACACCGAGCAAATCGCTTTGGTTAACCATCTTGACAAGTTCATCTCTGAAAATAAAGAT GTTAAAGTGGTAATCGTTGACAGCATCACGTTTCATTTCCGTCAGGACTTTGATGACTTGGTCCAGAGGACTCGAGTGCTCAGCGAAATGGCTCTTAAATTCATGAAGCTTGCCAAAAAGTTCTCACTTGCG GTTGTGTTACTAAACCAGGTGACCACAAAGTACACTGAAGGCTCGTTTCAACTAGCTCTAGCATTAG GCGATAGCTGGTCTCATTCGTGCACCAACCGAGTCATTCTGTATTGGAACGGTGATGAGCGTTATGCCTATATTGATAAGTCTCCTTCACTGCCTTCAGCCTCGGCTTCATACACAGTAACTAGTAGAGGTCTGAGAAACTCATCCTCAAGCAGCAAAAGAGTCAAGATGATGTAA